In Thermococcus chitonophagus, the genomic stretch ATGAGAGGAATATCTTTTCTGCCTGTACGTGTTTCTACTTCAAAATGCCATTCTTTTTCTACATGTTCTTCCAGAGTTGGATAGATTAAGAGGACACCATCGGCATTCCATTTTGTCGCATATGCATACATCTGATACAAATCCGATTGAGAAACTCCCAGTTTTTTCTCTTCCTTTGTTAAAAGCTTGTACTTTAAATCGATCACATATCTTTTTCCTTGTACTTCAATGGTAATGTCAGGAATTAACTTAAAGTAGCCCCTGGAATACTCTCTATCCATTAAAAGATAACCAATTTCGTGCTGTGGGATTATCTTTGCATCTTGGAATTCCTCTGTAAGAACTTTTTCTTTGTTACTGATTATTGTATTTGTTACAAATTTCTCAAAGAGTTTCTCCATAGGAATCAAAAATGTGAAAGTCTCAATTTTTGAATACTGAAGCTTTACGATAGAATTTTGAATGAAAATTTTGGCAAGCTCAACATAAGGTTTGAAAATCTTATTCAAACGATGGAAATGAATTCTTTCAATCTCTTCTAGGCTAATTGGTACTAAAGAAACAGAATCAAATATGCTCATAATATTTTTCAGCATTCTGTAGTTATCTGGGGACTCCGTAATCCTTGACATTAGATACGCCGCATATTTCAGTGTTCTGTTAAGAGGATTGTCTATGAATTTATCATTGAAATTGCAGGGAATAATATGTCTTCTTGCTGGATGCAATGAGTACTTTTGAAAGTTTATCTGCCCTTTGACATACCTAAGCTCATCATGCCTATGCATGTATTGGTAATATCTATGAGACTTGAGGATAGAGAGAAGACCACATGCATAAATCCTAATCAGCACTTCTAGAAAATCAGCCTTTGCTAAACTAACACTTGCGATATCTGCATCGGTTATTGGGATATCTCCAGCGATTGAAAGCATTTTGAGTAGATTACCCATGACAAGAGATTTCGAGCGCTCTAGCTCTTCATAGCTCTTTGTTCTTAACAATTTCGGAAAAATTTGCAATGTCAAACCTTTAAATGAGAACACTCCAACTTTGTTTTTTGGCTTAATTGTTTTTAGGGTAATATCGAGGAACTGCAACTTCTCGTTAATCTTATCAAGTTCTCTTACGAGTTTTTCAGGAAGTACTAATGTTTTTGTATCTTCTTGGAATGTTGGCCTATCTCCACCAATACTGTAAAAAATAGGAACAAACTCAAAGAGATCTATTGTTTTCACTGCACTCACCGTATTTCACTAGCTTTCTGCTAGATTTTGAAGAATCTCTACAAATTTTTCATTTGAAATCTCATCCATTGTGTAAAATTCAACATAATTTTCATTGGATTCTTTAATGAAAGTGTTATCTCCAAGTATTTCCTTGAGCTTATCTGGAGCATCATAGAAATACTCTTGGATTAGTGGGAGTATCTCATAGAACCATATGAGTTTGAGCACTTCTATGAATTTGTCTTTGTTGTTCAGCACTTTTTGAAGCTCAAAATAATAACTATGGCCGATTTGATGATCTCTGTCGTATTTTTCTTTGATCTTTTGATTTAGGGACTTTAATGCGCTTAATGCTATTTTTGCAATCTCTTTTACTTCGTCTCCCGCTTTATCTACTATCTCTTTTTCGATAATCTCATAGTTCGGCATGACTTCAATAAATGCAAATCTTCTCCTTAAAGCAACGTCAATTAGTGCTATGCTCCTATCTGCTGTATTCATGGTGCCGACTATGTAAAGATTAGGGGGAACCCCAAAGCTTTTCTTGGAATAGGGAAGTGTTACGGTAGTTTCATTTGGTGCAAACAAGCGCTTGTCCATTTCAAGAAGTGTTATTAGCTCTCCAAATATCTTAGCTATGTCTCCGCGGTTTATCTCGTCGATTATCAAATAAAATCTTGGAAAGTCTTCATCTTTTAGTTTTTCAAGGACTTTTTGCCTCTCTTTCTCTGTTAATGTAGGGACTCCAGTTGTTGAAAGCCATTCTTTATTCACTCCCGCAAAGGCTAACAGAGCATTAAGGGCATTTCTACAAATTCTCTTAAAGACACCCTCCTCTATGTAGAATGTAAGCTCTTTCTTACCGGTTTCCTCATCTTTAATAGTTGTTGGTTTAATACCCTCAACGAAATCTTCGTATGCAAAGGAAGGATGAAATGTTACAAATTCAACTGCATTGTACTCTACTGTTGTAGACTGCTGAATAATATTTAGGTCTTGGAACTTTTCTCCGCCAATCATTTCAGCTATTCTCTGTGCTAGTTCATATGGAAGCTCAAAAAGCGTGCCTCTTAATTTCTGCTTTAATGGTGACCATGATGATAATAACTCATCTTCTTTTAACTCCCTGAATGTGGGTCCATCAATGAGTTTTATTATCTTAAACCATGCTTTATCTTCTTCAGCTTTTGTGCATTCAGCAATAGCTCGTATTTTCATATGTGGTTGAGCGAAATAAACAAACGCTATGTCCCCCTCACTCACAGTTTCAAACGCAGATTTTGTCTTTCCCGAAAATTCTTCTTCAAGACCTTTGTGGACGCTAGCAAGGTCGTACTTGGTAGAACTCATGGTTAAGAGATAGTAATTACGATCTTGGGAGAGTTGAGATGCTCCTTTAGGAATGATATGTTTTTCACTAGGAAGTTTCATTTTGACATACTGTTTTGCAATCCAGGTTTTCCCAGTACCAGGAGGTCCGTAAAGAATAACTTGGCCTTTCCTGAGAAGGTTAATATCCAAAAATTTGAACTCTGGTAGTATTTCGGCTTGTTCTAAACTTGTGGAGGTATCTACTGGAGGCACTTTGTGCATTTCTTCGTGTTCTTGACCATATTTAACAAGGTAGTATGCGAGCTCTAACATATTGCCCACTTTTAATTTTTCAGCAGTTTTTGAAAGGAGTGTCAAGAATTCTGCAGTCCTTTTAACTGATCTGCTACCTTTTGGATAATAAAACTTAGGATCGTCAAACCCTAAAATCCTAACAACTTTCTCATTTGCTGTATTGGCATGTACTGGCAAGAATAAATCCGGCCGAAGTAGCGTTGCTAAGCTTGTAATTACCGTACCTCCTGCATAGGGAACATGCCATACTTCCTTCCATTCATTACTTTTTAGAACATCTCCAATATCCTCAGCTTGTGTAAGCCTCTTCAAGAAGCTCTTCATTCTTTTGTCACTCAACAATTCCATTGTCTGGGACATATCCTTGGTGTACATGACAGTGTAGCCTTCTTGAAATACCCTCTTCCATTTTGGATCTCTCTCCACTTTTGAGATCAGTTGATAAAGCTTAGATATCTCTTCTTTTGTAACCCCTTCTTTATCTAAGAGTTCCAAGAGATAATTAGCTGTATCTTCGAGTGTTTTCATGAATTCATCCTCAATTCTAGACCACTCTTGTTGGTACATATTTACCAGTGGTTCTAGAACATTAACTAGCTTCTCAACTCTCCAATCGACTTTATCAAAATAATTGAACATCATATCAATTTCTAAGTTAATTGGAATGTTGTTGTCGGATAACTTACCGACTTTAGAAAGATACCTCTCTTTGATAATTTCAAAAGCATTTTTGAAATCATTGTAGTCATTAATATCAAACTCTATGAACTCTCTAACGAACTCCCGAGAACATGTATTGTAGATTGGAGCTTCCTCAATGTGGAGTTTACCATAAAGCTCTCCCAGAATATTACGTAGCAATCCTTTAAGTGCCTTAAAGTTAGTTGTCTCTTTAGGTTTAGATTGATAAATGAGATCATAGATTTCATTAATCCATTCTTTGTTGAATTCATGAGAAGAAGTAATTTGTGAGATTATCTCTTTCAGCTTTAATATTTGCTCATTATTGGCTGACTCAATAAATGCTGGTAAGATTCGTGTATTTTGAGCCCAAAGTGGTCGTTCTTTTTTGCCACTAAATAATTCTCTGAGAAGTCCTCTAAGTTTTTCAACGTCATTTTCTTGGATAATCTCTGCCACTATCTCTTTTGTCTTCATAGTAGTTTTCAACCAATCAGATTCCTCTGTTAGATCATAATGAACGTATTTCTTTCCTTTTTTGTTTACAATATTTTTCCATGTTTCTAACTTTTTATCAAGCTCCCCTAATTTGTCCTCTTTTAATTTTGCCATAAATACTCCTCCCATTTTGAATTAACAAAATTTTCCAAAGATTCTACAGACTCTCATAGATTGACCTAACAACCTAACCGACATAAAGTACATATCGTTTTTTCGTTTTAATGTCTAAAGTTTCCAATGGATTTCTGAATCTAAAGAGCATGGGTTCCTTTCCAATATTTACAACCAAATAAAGCCAATAGTTAGAAGCATGGTCTTCGGCGAATTTATGCTCGGCTTCTGTAAGTTCGGCCCATAAAGAAAACCCCTTATGCCCCTTGACTTCAATGTATCTGACTTCACCAGTGACTAAATCTCTACTCAAAATGTCATAGTGTTCTTCTAAAGACACATTTTTCACAAGCCATTTGCTTGGATCATTTCCATATTTCCTAATGTATCTCTGTTTTTCATACTCGATAGCTATTCTCATTGCTTCTTTTTCTATCTTAAGTATTTCTTCTGTTGGAGAATTTCTTTCCCATTTTTCTTCTCCACTTTCAACTTCTCTAATGTATTTGAATATGGCTATCTCTTCAACTGTTGTCTTATCAAAGTCTAATGGAAAGAACACTTGCCCAGCCTTTAAGGGTTTACGGAATCGCTCTTCATATTTTTCCCATTTAAAGGAGATTTCTTGAAGTAATTTCCTTATGGTGCTTTTTATTTTACCAATATCTCTAAATTTTTCAATGCTTGTTTGGTTAGTTTCTTCAACACTCTCATATGGGACAGTTGTTAATATTTGTGTACTTATGTCTTTAAGAGCTTCGAGGAGTTTGAGCCCATAGAGAATGTCTCCCTTCTTGTCAATAGCTACAGGAATTTCAATCAGCGTTTGAGAGGAATTCTTTAGTTTTACTAAGTAGATTCTCCTAAGTGTTTCTTCCCCCTTTACAAAAAGAATCATTTTGCTTCCAATGTCCGTATTGCCTTTTAATAGTAGGGCATTAAGCTCCTTCCATAGATTTATTGCTTTTTTATCGCTCCCATAGATGAATAACGAAAGCCATTCTTGAAGCTCTTTCTCAACTTGTTTTCTAGAAAGATAATCTGAGCCAAGATATTTTGAAAGTTCACTTCTGATTTTCTCCCCCTTAATAACTGGAAACACACTTTTGGCTCTTAATCTTGCAGAGAGTTGGTTTATCATTGCTAATAACTCCCTAACATAAATACCAAGATTGCCCTTTATTGATTCCAAAACAAGCGTGTATTCATTGATTTTCTTCCTTTTCTTTGGATCGAGATTTAGTAATCCTAAATCGGCTCTCCATAAGTTTTCTGCACTTGCAATGTAGACCTTACTGCCTACAAGTTGGGGAGGGTTATTCATGGCTTTGTCAATATTCATTAACTTATGATAAAGGTTTTCTAATACATCTCTATCCATTTTATTTGATAGAAATACGGTGTACACATAAGATTCTTTTTTCTGACCTAAACGCCATATTCTTCCCATTCTCTGTTCGAGCTTGATTGGGCTCCATGGGGCTTCATAATTTATCAAGACATTTGCAACTTGGAGATTCAGACCTTCTCCAGCAACATCTGTCGCTATCAATATCTTTGCACCATTCTCTTGTTCGAATCTCTCTTTGATATTATGAACATCCCCTTTATTTTTGCCAGAAATTGTTACAATATCCGTTTCATGGATTCCCAGATATTTGGGGAGATTGTTCTTGAGATATTCTAAAGTGTCCAAGTATTCTGTAAAAATCACAATTTTCTCTCCTCTGTCAAGATGATACTTGACAAGTTTTGCTACGTTTTTTATTTTGCTGTCTTTTTCCTGAGCTTTTCTTGCTAACTCCAAGATTCCTCTCAATCTCTCTATTTGTCTCGATGTCAAAATATCGGCGTAAGCTTCAACTATTTTGTTCAGCTCCTCATCAATTTCATCTGCTTCAATTTCTAATTCGTCATAGCCAAGAGCAAATATTTTCTGTAAGATATCTTCTACTTTTTTTGGGTGTTCTTTTCCTTTGCTTTTTGATATCATCCTGTTGAGTGTCTGAATTGAGGCATAATAACTTGAACTTGCTCTCTTTCTTAGGATAACAGCAAGCAAAGATAGTGGAATATTATCAGGGGCAATCATCTCTGTTAGAATCTTTTGAAGTTCTGAGAAGTACTCTTTTTCAACATCGCTGATATCAACTATGAAGGAATGAACATGACACTTCCTGAATATTTCCTCCCCTTCAGCTTGGTTTACTATCCCCTTGGTTCTCCTGAATACAAGTGTTTCATGTGTTACCCTGTAAAACTTTGGAGCATCCAATGCATCGTAATTCTCGGTAAGTGTTGGGTCTAAGTATCTAAGTCTGTTTAGATAGTCTTTGTAGTCTCCTCTATGAGGAGTCGCAGAAAGCAGAATTATGTTTCTATGTTTATTGCTGGTTAATCTTCTCAATAAATAGTCTCTTTGTGTGCCAAGCGTTGCATTGTGGGCTTCGTCCACTATTATTAAATCCCAGCCAACAGAATCGATAATATCTGGATATCTCTTAGCTAAATCAATTGACATTATGTAGTAATATGCCTTGTCTACTCCACTTTTGAAAAATGTGTTCTTTAACTGAGAGCCACTTGAGACAATCCAAGGCATGCCTCCAACTCTTTTAACTTCAGAGACCCATTGTTCGATAAGGATTTTTGGGGTTAATATTAGGACCTTTCTAATACCATCTTGAAGTTCGAGATACTTTGCTATTGCAAGGGCTTCTATGGTTTTCCCCAATCCAATTTCATCAGCTATCAGTACTCTAATTGGTCTAACAGTCATTAGATGCAGAAGCAAATCAGCTTGATGTAAGAATGGGATTATCTTTTGTTTTGAGATAGGATTTGTAATTGCAAAAAAGAATGCAATAGGATTACTCCTAATGATTCTATTTGCTAAATAAACTTTAAATTCACTTTCAAAACCTCTAATCACAGTAAATCACCCTAAAACACTTTGATATTCTCCTAACTCGTTTTCTTCCTCCCTCCCAATAGGCATTCCTAAAAGTTGAAGCCCAGTATCTAAGAGCCAAAATCGGCAACTCCATAACTGTTCTTTCAATTTCCCTACGCTCAGTTTCAGACTTCACAAATTGTGAAACCATGGCATAGACAAAAAGTCTTAAGTAGTTCTCGTCATTTTCTCCCTCTAGGACTTTTCCTTTGATATTAAAGCCAAGCTTTCTTGCAAAATCAAGAAATTCTGGAAGAAATACCCTTGCTTTTCCTTCAATCTTTCCTTTGACATATTTGTTCTCCCCTTCAATAGGTAAAAAAGGAATAAACTCAGCCAATTTCTGCTCCTTTTCAAATAGCAGTTTCATAGGTTTGATGTACTTTAATTTTATCAGATATTTTGTCATTTACCCTACCTCCTAAGTTCAACTACAAACGTCACTTTGTCATTTAACACAGACAACTTTTTGAGTAGTAGTTCTGTAATTGTAATTTCTCTTTGGATCGTGACATCTACATTAAGTTCGTCGCTTCCATCTAAATATTCCTTTGAATCTTCAATTACTTGAGTAGCTACATCAAGTGGAATTCTGTCCAAGTCCATAGAAACTCTTGAACCATTGGCTTTTATTACAGCAGTTCCTGACAGTATGTGTTCACTACCAATAGCATCCTGCAATATTTTGAGATGTTCAAGTCTCCTGATGTCTTCAATTTTTATTAATGTCCCTCCAATATGCTCTTCTGTGAGTTTTCTAGTTCGTATGGTGGGGCTGATTACTTCTACTCTTAGGGTAGCTACATGCTCCACATCTTTACTTTCAGCATAAAGCCTGAATTCGTCGCTTTCTCTTGGAGCCTTTAGATGCCAAACAGTCTCGAAAGGCACGATTCCATTTGTTTCTTTAAGTTTTCCATAATCAACTTTCAGCTTGACTTCAAATGATTTATTTGGATCCTTTGGAGCTATTACAACTTTCACTTCAATGAGCTCTTCAGGATGTGCTGAAACATAAGCTGGAGAAATTTCAATTTCGAAGTCGCTGAAATCATCTGAGAGTTCTTCTTCAGTAATGACAACGACAAAATTTCCTTCAACAAGCATGTTAATGTCTTCATCTTTGATTGAAATATTTTCCTTATCTCCGACTATGTCTTTGAGTCTTATTCTCTGTCCGTCTATCTCAAGAAATACTTCAACTTTTCTTCTGATTTTCTTCTTTCCTCTCTCGATTGTCTTTGTTTCCTCCCTTTGCAGTAGAGAACTCACTTGGGCCTCAAGCGCAATTCTTTTTGGCAAAATCTTGTCATCAAGAGTTATTTGATGAATTGTGGCTTGCTCCGTATTCTCTTTTTTGATTTCACCATTTACTATTACTATTTCCTTGACATCTTTGAATACTAACTTGCCACTTTTTGTTAAGATTCCTATTTCAAGTCTTGAAAGACCCTCTTTGAGGGCTTCTTTTATCCGCTCATCCTCAACCATTGGTAACGCTGGATTCATGCGGAAGTAGTTTCGTATCTCTCCAAAAGTGTAAGGTCTTGAGCTTAGGTCAATTCCTACAATGTTTAGCATTGCCTTTAACTCATCAAACGAAAGATATTCTGCAACTTTTTCAACTTCCGGTGAAATTAGGACTGAATAAACAGTTTCAAGTATTGATGTTGAAGTTGTTGAAGCTTCAGTTGCTTTTATACTGTCTCGGTATCCTTCATTTACCGGAAATGCAACTTTTCTGAAGGATTGTACTATTGTGGTGAACAAATCATCTTTAGCAGCATTTTCTATGTGCTCAATCATTGATTGCTGTATCTTTACAACGTTCTTCCCATAGTCGGAGTAGATTTTGTCAACTTCTTTTTTAACCTCTTTACAGGCTTCAACTTTCGCGAAAGCTTCTAGAATTGAATTAAATCCTTGCGGCGTTGGATACGTGACGACTATTGTATTCCTGAATTTCCTTGTTCCTCCCTTATGTTTAAGGATCAAATCCTCAAGCAGTTCTTCATCAACATACTCATAATAGAGTGCTAGAAGCTTGTAGCTATCGTCATCAACAATGTCTCCCATTCGAGGATCAAAGATAACGTCTTTCCGTTCAAATAGAGTAATCTTGATTTGCTCCCCTTTAGACTTTTTCCCTTTTCCTGGTTTACCTTCAATAGCCTTCTTAATTTCTGCAGTGACTTTTTCGATAAGTTCTCCTTTTTTATTTCTGAGAAGTTCGTCCTTCTTTGCGAGAACCATTTGATTCACATTTGCTATTCTCCAAACCCAGAAAACATTGTACCTATCATCATAGTTTAAGTGGATAAAGTAGTTCCTTGATATTATTTCTTCAATGGCATCATGAATCTTTGTTGAGTCCCACTCCATTGCTTCAAAAATCTCTACCTCGTAAATTCCCCTTGATATTTTGAACTTGTCTGGAAATCCTGTTAGAGGTGTTGGAGAATCGTAGGGATACGTTGAAAGGAATATGTATTCATAAATAATCTTCACGAGCTCTGGTTGTGGGTATTTCTTTAGGACTTTTGGATTAAGGTCAACATCAACAACTCCACCATAATTAGCATAATTCTCTTGGAAAAGAAGGCCTCTCAGGTCGTTATCAAAGACATCAATATGATGGGGCATTACTAATGAATATTCTTTTTCCTCCCTGTGTATTTTTCTAACAACTTTCCTTGTGAGCTTTATCAGATCTCTTGTCTTTTGTAGTCCAGGCACTCTTTCAAGAATTGTTCTCATTATTGTGAAGTAATCCGGATGGAATGGGTATGTAACCTCAAGCTCTCTCAGGAAGTCTCTTGTATCACCGAAAATTTCTTCATTTGCCATATCAACCATGTATCTCTCAATGATCTTGATTTTGTTATTTGGATCAATTTTTTCGAAAATTCTTCTTTTGAGAACTTCAATTAAATCATTGCTCCCCCTCTCGGTTCTTAAAGGAGCAACGAGTTCCCCACTAAGTTTTGCAACAGCCTTCCACAGAGCTTCAAGATAATCCTTATCATAGGCTTTCTCAGTTTCTCTTAAAACACCTCTTTCTACTTCAATTGGCAAAGTGACTATTAGAACATTATCGGTCCCAATTATTGCCTTTGAAAGTCGCTCTAAAAATATTGGAATGTTATTGGCATAGTTCTTGGCATCCTCTCTGTTGCTTCTTCTCAAGTTATTTCCATAGTCTGCAACTTCATCAATCATTATCAGCGTTTTGCCTTCTTTGAGAAGTTCTCTCAAGCTGTTTATGTCTGGGACTGTTAAACTCTCATCGTATGCTCTTATGTCAGCGTATCTACCAAGGAGATGAGCCAAATAGCCCCAGATAGTGTGGACTTTGTAAATTCCAAAGTCAAGTGGTTTAATTGGATTTCCTATGTCTCCCATACCATAAATAACAGCAATATTGACTTTGCCCAATGATTTTATTCTCTGTGCAATATGCTCTAGTCTCTTTCTCTTCATAATGTCGTAATCTCTCAAAACCTCCTCATCAAGGAGAGCATCGGGATGATTTAGAATGTGATACAGAGTTACCAATGTGTGTGTCTTACCTCCACCAAAGAGCGAGTAAACCGTGAATACGTTAGTTCCTTTTCCCTCAAGTGTTGATAGAACTTTCTCAATCAAATCTAGCATTGAATCGCTGAAATATGTTCTTCTAAAGAACTCCTTTGCATCAGAATAAATCTTATGTGCTCTTCCACTTACCACATCGTTAAGCTCTGGAGCAGAAAATTCATCAAGTGTTTCATCCATAACATCATTCCATATCTTTTCCCTTAGCATTTCACTCACCAGAGTAACTTTGTTTCCAATCTTTTTATGTTCTTCGGATAGATTATCCAAATATCTTCCTTTTGAGCTT encodes the following:
- a CDS encoding McrC family protein: MKTIDLFEFVPIFYSIGGDRPTFQEDTKTLVLPEKLVRELDKINEKLQFLDITLKTIKPKNKVGVFSFKGLTLQIFPKLLRTKSYEELERSKSLVMGNLLKMLSIAGDIPITDADIASVSLAKADFLEVLIRIYACGLLSILKSHRYYQYMHRHDELRYVKGQINFQKYSLHPARRHIIPCNFNDKFIDNPLNRTLKYAAYLMSRITESPDNYRMLKNIMSIFDSVSLVPISLEEIERIHFHRLNKIFKPYVELAKIFIQNSIVKLQYSKIETFTFLIPMEKLFEKFVTNTIISNKEKVLTEEFQDAKIIPQHEIGYLLMDREYSRGYFKLIPDITIEVQGKRYVIDLKYKLLTKEEKKLGVSQSDLYQMYAYATKWNADGVLLIYPTLEEHVEKEWHFEVETRTGRKDIPLIIRTINLNHNLLKNEGWENFLLELSQSLTRLIQTN
- a CDS encoding AAA family ATPase, translating into MGGVFMAKLKEDKLGELDKKLETWKNIVNKKGKKYVHYDLTEESDWLKTTMKTKEIVAEIIQENDVEKLRGLLRELFSGKKERPLWAQNTRILPAFIESANNEQILKLKEIISQITSSHEFNKEWINEIYDLIYQSKPKETTNFKALKGLLRNILGELYGKLHIEEAPIYNTCSREFVREFIEFDINDYNDFKNAFEIIKERYLSKVGKLSDNNIPINLEIDMMFNYFDKVDWRVEKLVNVLEPLVNMYQQEWSRIEDEFMKTLEDTANYLLELLDKEGVTKEEISKLYQLISKVERDPKWKRVFQEGYTVMYTKDMSQTMELLSDKRMKSFLKRLTQAEDIGDVLKSNEWKEVWHVPYAGGTVITSLATLLRPDLFLPVHANTANEKVVRILGFDDPKFYYPKGSRSVKRTAEFLTLLSKTAEKLKVGNMLELAYYLVKYGQEHEEMHKVPPVDTSTSLEQAEILPEFKFLDINLLRKGQVILYGPPGTGKTWIAKQYVKMKLPSEKHIIPKGASQLSQDRNYYLLTMSSTKYDLASVHKGLEEEFSGKTKSAFETVSEGDIAFVYFAQPHMKIRAIAECTKAEEDKAWFKIIKLIDGPTFRELKEDELLSSWSPLKQKLRGTLFELPYELAQRIAEMIGGEKFQDLNIIQQSTTVEYNAVEFVTFHPSFAYEDFVEGIKPTTIKDEETGKKELTFYIEEGVFKRICRNALNALLAFAGVNKEWLSTTGVPTLTEKERQKVLEKLKDEDFPRFYLIIDEINRGDIAKIFGELITLLEMDKRLFAPNETTVTLPYSKKSFGVPPNLYIVGTMNTADRSIALIDVALRRRFAFIEVMPNYEIIEKEIVDKAGDEVKEIAKIALSALKSLNQKIKEKYDRDHQIGHSYYFELQKVLNNKDKFIEVLKLIWFYEILPLIQEYFYDAPDKLKEILGDNTFIKESNENYVEFYTMDEISNEKFVEILQNLAES
- a CDS encoding helicase-related protein, encoding MIRGFESEFKVYLANRIIRSNPIAFFFAITNPISKQKIIPFLHQADLLLHLMTVRPIRVLIADEIGLGKTIEALAIAKYLELQDGIRKVLILTPKILIEQWVSEVKRVGGMPWIVSSGSQLKNTFFKSGVDKAYYYIMSIDLAKRYPDIIDSVGWDLIIVDEAHNATLGTQRDYLLRRLTSNKHRNIILLSATPHRGDYKDYLNRLRYLDPTLTENYDALDAPKFYRVTHETLVFRRTKGIVNQAEGEEIFRKCHVHSFIVDISDVEKEYFSELQKILTEMIAPDNIPLSLLAVILRKRASSSYYASIQTLNRMISKSKGKEHPKKVEDILQKIFALGYDELEIEADEIDEELNKIVEAYADILTSRQIERLRGILELARKAQEKDSKIKNVAKLVKYHLDRGEKIVIFTEYLDTLEYLKNNLPKYLGIHETDIVTISGKNKGDVHNIKERFEQENGAKILIATDVAGEGLNLQVANVLINYEAPWSPIKLEQRMGRIWRLGQKKESYVYTVFLSNKMDRDVLENLYHKLMNIDKAMNNPPQLVGSKVYIASAENLWRADLGLLNLDPKKRKKINEYTLVLESIKGNLGIYVRELLAMINQLSARLRAKSVFPVIKGEKIRSELSKYLGSDYLSRKQVEKELQEWLSLFIYGSDKKAINLWKELNALLLKGNTDIGSKMILFVKGEETLRRIYLVKLKNSSQTLIEIPVAIDKKGDILYGLKLLEALKDISTQILTTVPYESVEETNQTSIEKFRDIGKIKSTIRKLLQEISFKWEKYEERFRKPLKAGQVFFPLDFDKTTVEEIAIFKYIREVESGEEKWERNSPTEEILKIEKEAMRIAIEYEKQRYIRKYGNDPSKWLVKNVSLEEHYDILSRDLVTGEVRYIEVKGHKGFSLWAELTEAEHKFAEDHASNYWLYLVVNIGKEPMLFRFRNPLETLDIKTKKRYVLYVG
- a CDS encoding DUF499 domain-containing protein, giving the protein MLREKIWNDVMDETLDEFSAPELNDVVSGRAHKIYSDAKEFFRRTYFSDSMLDLIEKVLSTLEGKGTNVFTVYSLFGGGKTHTLVTLYHILNHPDALLDEEVLRDYDIMKRKRLEHIAQRIKSLGKVNIAVIYGMGDIGNPIKPLDFGIYKVHTIWGYLAHLLGRYADIRAYDESLTVPDINSLRELLKEGKTLIMIDEVADYGNNLRRSNREDAKNYANNIPIFLERLSKAIIGTDNVLIVTLPIEVERGVLRETEKAYDKDYLEALWKAVAKLSGELVAPLRTERGSNDLIEVLKRRIFEKIDPNNKIKIIERYMVDMANEEIFGDTRDFLRELEVTYPFHPDYFTIMRTILERVPGLQKTRDLIKLTRKVVRKIHREEKEYSLVMPHHIDVFDNDLRGLLFQENYANYGGVVDVDLNPKVLKKYPQPELVKIIYEYIFLSTYPYDSPTPLTGFPDKFKISRGIYEVEIFEAMEWDSTKIHDAIEEIISRNYFIHLNYDDRYNVFWVWRIANVNQMVLAKKDELLRNKKGELIEKVTAEIKKAIEGKPGKGKKSKGEQIKITLFERKDVIFDPRMGDIVDDDSYKLLALYYEYVDEELLEDLILKHKGGTRKFRNTIVVTYPTPQGFNSILEAFAKVEACKEVKKEVDKIYSDYGKNVVKIQQSMIEHIENAAKDDLFTTIVQSFRKVAFPVNEGYRDSIKATEASTTSTSILETVYSVLISPEVEKVAEYLSFDELKAMLNIVGIDLSSRPYTFGEIRNYFRMNPALPMVEDERIKEALKEGLSRLEIGILTKSGKLVFKDVKEIVIVNGEIKKENTEQATIHQITLDDKILPKRIALEAQVSSLLQREETKTIERGKKKIRRKVEVFLEIDGQRIRLKDIVGDKENISIKDEDINMLVEGNFVVVITEEELSDDFSDFEIEISPAYVSAHPEELIEVKVVIAPKDPNKSFEVKLKVDYGKLKETNGIVPFETVWHLKAPRESDEFRLYAESKDVEHVATLRVEVISPTIRTRKLTEEHIGGTLIKIEDIRRLEHLKILQDAIGSEHILSGTAVIKANGSRVSMDLDRIPLDVATQVIEDSKEYLDGSDELNVDVTIQREITITELLLKKLSVLNDKVTFVVELRR